The Micromonospora sediminicola genome contains a region encoding:
- a CDS encoding S66 family peptidase translates to MTPPRYPTKPKPGDRVAVVSPSAGLPGLFPHVYELGLRRLRDELGLEPVEYPTTRRMGADPRDRARDLTAAFADPTITAVLATIGGDDLITVTPFLDDEVIRANPKPYFGYSDNTNVLNHLHRLGIVAYHGGSVLVHLGRPGSPHPLTLDSLRAALFTSGWYDLAPAADWGDETLDWGDPRTLTEEPPMLPGEGWRWHGPDRVVTGRTWGGNLEIVHWLAAADRIPSAAELAGSVLLVETSEEMPPAEEVFRMVRNLGERGLLAGCPAIVVGRAKAWNFDRRLSVPERMAWAEEQRAAILRAVGPYADDPVVVFDVDLGHTDPQLIVPYGGEIRVDAVERRIAVRY, encoded by the coding sequence ATGACGCCGCCGCGCTATCCCACCAAGCCGAAGCCGGGCGACCGGGTCGCCGTCGTCTCACCCTCCGCCGGCCTGCCGGGCCTCTTCCCGCACGTGTACGAGCTGGGCCTGCGCCGGCTCCGCGACGAGCTGGGGCTGGAGCCGGTGGAATATCCGACCACCCGGCGGATGGGCGCCGACCCCCGGGACCGGGCCCGGGACCTGACCGCCGCGTTCGCGGACCCGACGATCACCGCGGTGCTCGCCACCATCGGCGGGGACGACCTGATCACGGTCACCCCGTTCCTCGACGACGAGGTGATCCGGGCCAACCCGAAGCCCTACTTCGGCTACTCCGACAACACCAACGTGCTCAACCACCTGCACAGGCTGGGAATCGTCGCCTACCACGGCGGCTCGGTGCTGGTGCACCTCGGCCGGCCGGGCAGCCCGCACCCGCTGACGCTCGACTCGCTGCGCGCCGCGCTGTTCACCTCCGGCTGGTACGACCTGGCCCCGGCCGCCGACTGGGGCGACGAGACGCTCGACTGGGGCGACCCGCGGACGTTGACCGAGGAGCCGCCGATGCTCCCGGGCGAGGGCTGGCGCTGGCACGGGCCGGATCGGGTCGTGACGGGCCGGACCTGGGGCGGCAACCTGGAGATCGTGCACTGGTTGGCCGCCGCCGACCGGATCCCGTCCGCCGCCGAGCTGGCCGGCTCGGTGCTGCTCGTGGAGACCTCGGAGGAGATGCCGCCGGCCGAGGAGGTCTTCCGGATGGTGCGGAACCTGGGCGAGCGCGGGCTGCTCGCCGGCTGCCCGGCGATCGTGGTCGGCCGCGCCAAGGCGTGGAACTTCGACCGCCGACTGTCGGTCCCGGAGCGGATGGCCTGGGCCGAGGAGCAGCGGGCGGCGATCCTGCGGGCGGTCGGGCCGTACGCCGACGACCCGGTGGTGGTCTTCGACGTCGACCTGGGTCACACCGACCCGCAACTGATCGTGCCGTACGGCGGGGAGATCCGGGTGGACGCGGTCGAACGCCGCATCGCGGTCCGCTACTGA